The Fundidesulfovibrio terrae genomic sequence AGGACGCGCTCGCGGACCGAGGTCAGGACCCTCTGGGCCTCGAGGGCGGCGTTGCTGACGGCGAACGGGTGGGCGTAGAGCTTCTCGGCGCTTTCGCCGACCTCCCGGGTCTGGACGAGGACCAGGATGCACGTCCCCAGCAGTCCCAGGGAAAATACGCCATAAGCGGTGAGCAATGCCTTGGTGTAGCGGTGCAGACGGATCGTCTTCATGTCGTGCGGCAAAGGCCTCGGGACCCGGTTTCAGAGTCCGCGCATGTGTTCCGGTTTGAGAGGTTTCCTTCCCTGGATGACGGCGTCCAGGAGGTCCAGGCCGTATTGCCTGTCGCGGGGAAGCCTGAGCTTGAGGGGCACATGGTTCGAGGCGTGGTCGGCCAGGAACAGGCCCCGGGGCATGGCGGTGTGTTCGAGGAGCATGCGCAGTTCCCGAACCAGAGCCTGAGCGTCCTGGGGAACGAACCGTCCGGATTCGATGTCCGTCCACAGGGGCGTCCCGGGCACGGCAATGAGGCTGAGCGTCGCGGCCTGGTCCGGTTCCATGGCGGCGAGGGCCTCGCCGGTGAGCCGGGCGTGGCGCTCCCAGCCGCTTGCTCCGGCCAGGCCGGTGATCACCGTGACCGAGAGTTTCATTCCCGCCTGGCGGACCTTGGCCGCCTGGGCGAGCATGTCCGCCACCCGGGCCTTCTTGCCCATGGCCGCGAGCAGTTCGTCGTCGCCGGATTCCAGGCCCATGTAGACCATGGACAGCCCGAGCCCGCGAAGCGTTTCCAGTTCCTCGGGGCTTTTGGGCGCGAGGCTCATGGCGCTGGCGTAGACGCCCATGCGGCCCACGCGGGGCAGGCGCTCGCGGATGCGCTCGAGGATGCGCGTGAGCCTGCGCGTGGGCATGGCCATGGCGTCTCCGTCGCACAAAAACAGGCGGCGCATGCCGGGCATGTGCCGGGCCGCGAAGTCGATGTCCTCGAAGACGACGGCCTCATCCTTGATGCGGAAGCGTTCGCCCAGGTAGGCCCCGCAGAAGGCGCAGGAATTGTGGGAACAGCCCACCGTCACCTGGAGCAGGATGCTGTCGCCCTCGCTGGGAGGACGGATGATCTGGCCTTCGTAATGCATGGAGAGTTCCCGGTGGATGGGCCGCACGCGAGCCCTTGCAATCTATACTCCCAAGGGGGCGTTAGGCAAGTGCGCCTGGCACCAGGAAAAACAGGGGAAAAGAGAAAGGGCGCATTGGCGGCGCCATCCCGCCCGTCACTGACGAGTTAGGACTATGGTTTCTTCTCCTTGTCGCTTGTTGATGCCCGAGTCAAAAGGGCCGTCAGGATCACATGCAGGACGACCGCCGGCCACAGGAGTATGCCGGTCGGCCCGTCCGCCAAGCCGACGTAGGCGAGATACAACGTGACGGCCGCGCTGTAGGCCAACATGCCGATTCGCGGCGGGCCCGGCCAGCAGGCGACCCCGAGCGCGATCAGGGCGATGCCGGCCACGCGCGCCACGGTCACGGCCACGCCCGCGAGCTCCGTACCGAGCAGCAACCGCCCAACCAGCGACGGAACCAGCAGCAACGCCAAGCCGGTGGCGGCTTCGAGCACCGCGGCAAGAACGAGCACCCATCTCATAGCGCCGACACCTCCTGGCCTTTCGCCCGGGCGACCGCGTTGGCACTGGCCGGGATTGCGCCGCTTGCTCCGGTCCGAGGCTAAAGCTAGTCGCGTGCCCCGGCGACGGTCTTTTGCATCTGCTGGCGTTCCTGTGCCGTCACCTGTTCTGGTCCGAGGTTGAAGGTGAGCTTGTCGATCGTGCCGGTGAACGTGAACGGAACATCGTAGCGGTACTCGAGCATGGCGACGCCGGTGCGCGTGTCCTGGCCGATGTCGAAGGTTTCGTCCTCCGGGAAGGTGACCGGGGTGGTGTGCTCCATGGAATTCTTGGCCGCTTCCTTGCCGTCCACGGAGAGCACGCCCGTGCCGCCCTTGCCCAGACCCGGGCCGTCGGACTTGAAGTCGAAGACGATGGTGTGCTTGCCGGGGCTCAGTTCGGGCCCTTCCCAGATGGTCCGTTTGAGGTCGAGCAGGTTGTAGAGGAACACCACCCTGCCCCGCTCGAATCCCACCACTCCCTTGCTCATGAACAGCCCGTAGCCGCCGAAGCGTCCGCCGTCGGTGACGATCATGCCTTCCGCGCCGCCTTCGGGGATCGTGACCTCGGCGGTGATGGTGTAGGACTTGTTCAGGATGTTCGGAGCGCCGCTGTTGGGCACGCCGGCCAGCGTTCCCGCGTAGGTGAAGATCTTTCGTCCTTCGGTCAGGTTCGGGCGCGGTGAGTTCCAGCGATGGAGGGTCGAGTTGTCCAGCGGCAGCACGCCATGCTTCTTGGCCTCGGCGTAGAAGACGTCCTGCATCTGCTTGAGCTTGTCCGGCATCGCGGCGGCCAGGTCGTTGGACTCGGTGGGATCCTCCATGACGTTGTACAGTTCCCACTTGTACCCGGTGAGCACGTCGGGCGGCGGGGCGTTGCTCAACTCCCACGGGAGGGTGGCCGGAGTGGTGCAGGCCACCCAGCCGTCGTGGTAGATGGCGCGGTTGCCGAGCATTTCGAAATATTGCGTGGTATGCCGGGTGGGCGCGTTGGCGTTGGCCTTGTCCCAGGTGTAGGCCATGCTCACGCCGTCCATGGGGCGTTGCTTGATGCCGTTAAGCGTCTCCGGCATCGGGATGCCGGTCGCTTCGAGGACGGTCGGAACGATGTCGATGAGGTGGTGGAACTGCCGGCGGATGCCGCCCGCGTCGCCTATGTGGCCGGGCCAGGATATGGCCATGCCCTGGGCCGTGCCGCCGTAATGCGACGCCACCTGCTTGGTCCACTTGAACGGCGTGTCCATGGCCCAGGCCCACGGTGTCGCAAAGTGCGGGAAGGTCCGGTCGGACCCCCAGAACTCGTACCAGAGGAACTGGTCCTTGACCGGCACGGCGACACCGTTGAACGTGGTGAACTCGTTGGGCGTGCCATTCAACATGCCTTCCGGGCTCGCGCCGTTGTCGCCGCTGATGTAGATGATCAGGGTGTTGCCCAGCTGGCCCAGGTCCTCCACCGCCTGGATCACCCGGCCGATCTCGTGGTCGGTGTAGGCCAGGTAGGCCCCGTAGACGTCGGCCTGCTTGATGAAGAGCTTCTTCTCGTCCCAACTAAGCGATTCCCACTGGGGCAGCTCCTTCGGCCACGGGGTCAGCTGGGCATTGGCGGGCATGATACCCAGCCGCTTCTGATTGGCGAAGATGGTCTCGCGCAGCTTGTTCCAGCCGCCGTCGAAGAGATGCATGTCGCTGATCTTCTTGATCCACTCCGACGTCGGATGATGCGGGGCGTGGGTGCCGCCCGGCACGTAATAGACGAAGAACGGCTTGTCGGGCGCGACCTCCTTGAGCTCCTTCATGTACTGGATGGCCTCGTCGGCCATGGCCGTGGTCAGGTTCCAGCTCGGGTTGCCCTGGAAGGGGTAGATGGCCCGCGTGTTGCGGTACAGGTTCGGCTGCCACTGGCTGGCGTCGCCGCCCACGAAGCCGTAGAAGTACTCGAAGCCCATGCCGGTGGGCCACTGGTCGAAGGGCCCTGCCTGGGTGGCCTGATAGAAGGGCGTGTTGTGGTCCTTGCCGAACCAGGAGGTGGCGTAGCCGTTCTCCTTGAGGATGGCGCCGATGGTGCCGTTCTCCTTGCGGATGACCGAGTCGTACCCCGGGAACCCCGTGGCGATTTCGCCCACCACGCCGAAGCCGGCCACGTGGTGGTTGCGCCCGGTGATCAAGGCCGCGCGCGAGGGAGAGCAGAGCGACGTGGAGTGGAAATTCGTGTAGCGCAGCCCGTTCTTGGCGATGCGGTCCAGCGCCGGTGTGGGAACGACGCCGCCGAAGGTGCCTGGCGCGCCGAAGCCGACGTCGTCGGTCATGATGAGCAGCACGTTGGGCGCGCCCTTGGGCGGCACGACCCGTGGCGGCCACCAGGCTATTGACTCCGAGGCCTTTTCCTTGATCACCCCGCCGAACGCGGGGTCGGGCGGCGGAAGCTGTTTTCCGCCGAGAGTGGTCGTGGCGCTGGACGAACCCAGCTCTCCGGTGACTTGCTGGGCGATGCAGCATGAGGAGTAGAAGGCGAAGGCGACACAGGAAACCGCAAGGGAGATGATCAGCCTGACTGCCATCATACCAGACCCCCCATTCGATGTGGTTCTGCCGACCGGGACAGTCGCAGGCCGTGATCCCCCTGCGTTGCGGCCTTGGGCTGCGACGCTGGCGCCGCCGGCTTCAGGCTAGTTTAATTGTTAGCCATAAGCGGCGTGACAAGTCCAGAGAATATCGCCCTCACTTTAGCCGCCGTTGAGAGGTCGCTATTCCATGTAGATCGTCCCCAGGTCGGGGGGTAATTGTCGTTTTTTGTTGCCAGCAGGCAGGTCAGGTTGCCCTTGAACGGGGTTGGGACGAAGAACAGGGCGTGCGGCGGAGGATCAAGCGGTGGGCCATTGGGGGGCAAGGTTGTCCACCCCGGTTTTCCAACAGAAAAAAGGTGGGTAGCCCCAGTAGAGCTACCCCCTTGGTCTTGGGCAAATAATTGGTCGGGGCGAGAGGGTTTGAACCTCCGGCCCCCTGCGCTCAAGTTTTGGAGGATAAGGGTTGTGTCTCGAAATAATTCGACATTTCTTGAAGGTGGTAGCGTGCCCCGGTCAAAATCGATAATCCCCCGGACCAAAGAGGTGAGCCAGAGGTTGTCCGGGGGCGGTGCGCAAGTCCAGGCGAGGGAGTCGTGCTGGTCAGTTCAGGAGTGCGAGCCTTTTCCAGCCTCCACGCGACACTTCTTTGAAGGCTCGGCTCAATTCTTTCCGTTGAGGGTGTCTTTCAAAGTGAAGTTGATGATTTTTCCGCTATCATCCTTCATTGAATACGCGGCATCGTCGATCACCCATGCGCCAGACTCTTCGATCAGCGTAAAGTCGTATGGTTTGTAATATCCACCCTTGTCGCACTCTTCAATCCTGTTGCTGACTTTCAGGACGTACGTATTCTTATTTTGATATGCATCAACAATTTTAAGTGGTTTGCAGGAGTCTTGCCCATTGAGCAAGAAGTCAAAGTCAAGATTGCAGATGCCTCCACCTTTCCTTGCACACGCCTCGTCCTTTAATAACAGCGCTTTCAATTCTTTCGAAACCATGTTGTTTTTGATTGAAAATGTTATGGCACTTGGGCTTGTCTTGGTCGGATTCATCATGAAGCGTGAGTACTCGGAAAAGAGCTTCTCATAGCGTGCCTTCACGGCTGCAGTCACATCAGCATCCTGCGCAAAAGCTTCAGAAACACCGAAGGTTCCTGCCCACGCAACAGCCAGAAACAATGCCGCCAAGCGAATGGTGGTCCTGCCTGCTTCCATGACATTCACCTATATCCCCTTTGAGGTTTGTTGCGATCCCTTTTATTACGCCCGGTTGCGGATGATCGTGATCCCGTAGGTGGAGTCCTCGCCGGCGTCCCGCGCCTCGTGCAGGCGGAACTGCATGCCGCCTTGGCGCCAGATGGTATCCTTGCCCGCCTTCCGGCCCCGCCCCACATGTTGCGTGAGCCAGGCGGCCAATTCCTGGGCCACGGGGTTCTGCTGCTTCAGGTAGGAGTCGACTCTGATCACCTCCCACCTGCCCTTGCGGTCGAAATCAACCAGCACCGAGACTGGGCCCTCGCCCTCCGCCGCGATGTAGTCATACTGCAGGCGCTCGGCAGTGAGTATCGACGGAGCCTCACCGGCCAGCGCGCTCCGGATCTGCGCGACGAGGGCCTTTCGGTCCAAAGTGGGGCCGATGTCCAGGGTCGTGCCTTTGAGGGTCAGGGGGAATGTCGCGGGCTCGGCGGCCTGGGGCGCGCAGTCCGCCCGGCTGGGTCCCTGCGCGGACGCCGTCCCGGGCTGGCCGAGGGCGAGAAGGAGAAACAGAAGACGCATCGCTCTCACGGTACCGTGCATGGCTTTCTTTCCTCCGAATAGCGGGCGCGGTTGGCTCTCGGGTTTCATACTGAGGCGCGAAGCCGCCGCTTAAGTCACATGAACGCGGGGTGCGCGATGAAGGACTTCGCGATGTTGCCCACGAGCGGGTCGAACTCGTCCTTCAGGGCCTGGTCGTACGTCAGCACGAAGGTCGTCTGGACCAAGTCGGTCATCACGGTCTTCCTGTAGAGGATCTTTCCGTCTTTGAGGCCGGAGACGACGAAGAAATCATTTCCCAGGCTCTTGTAAGTCACCTGCAGGCCCGGCTCCTGCTGCGCCTCCTGGAACACCTTTTTGAGGGACTGCTTCAAGACGCTGTTGAACCCGGCCCAGCATGTCAGTTGCGCCCGGCCGCCCGGGGCGTTGAAGACCTGCCCGTCGCCCGCGTCCGATTCCCCCTGGGCGGCCAGAAGCTTCTTGGGCCAGGCGAGGAGGTATCCGTACTTGTGGTTGGTGTAGCAGTCGTAGACATCCGTCATGCCGCATACAGCGCTGGCCTTCGCCTCCATTCCAGGCGGCAGCCGGACCTCCTGGGCCTGCTGCTTCGCCCAGACTCCCCCGGCGAGCGGCAACGACAGCAGGGCGAAAATAAAGAACAGCCAGATGCCGCGCCCGCCGTGCGCGGAGGATCGCGGGCTTTGCCTCTGCGAGGTCATCTTGGCTTCCTCTTTCGCCGTCCACCCCTCGGGCACGTCACTCCTGAACTTGCTGAACTCCGCGGCGCCGGCCACATCCGCCCCTGCGAATCCATGAGCTCAACATTCAGTTCGAGATCTGAACATCCAGGGTGTATTTGGTGTCCTTTCCGCGCATGGCGCCGACGATGATCTTATAGGCGCCGCTCACCGGCAGGGTCCCTTCCCACGCAGTGGCGTCGTCCTCTTCGCCGGCCTTGGGTAGGTAGGCGCCGTCCTCGCCGGGCATCTTGATATGGAAGATCACCAGCTTCAGCTTGTTGGAAACCTTCACCCGCATGGTTTGTCCGGCCTTGGCCGTTATGGGGTAGGTGTCGCGGTCCATCCCCTGGATCTCGCCTTTCAGGCTGGCGCTGCTGCTCCCCATGGCGAGGGCTATCTGAGGCTTGTCGGCGGCGAAGGCGGCGGTTGCGAGACACAGTCCCATGAAGGCCGGCAAGGCGAGCGCCTTCACGAGGGCGCGTCGATAGGAACGAATGAGCATGCTGCTTTCCTTGGGTGGGGGGCGGCTGCAGATGGTCAGCCAGCGCACATTGCGGACCACGCCTTTGAATCTATTTACACAATTCCGTGACGAAAGTACTCAGGAATTCCTTGCCCATTTCTTTTCCGTTGAAGGCTACACCGTTGGTATCAAAGCCATTTGGCCTTGGCGCAAACTGCATGAGCACATTGTAACGTTTTCCCTGCCAAGTGACGATTCCCGTGACGTTGACAATCAACGACCCGTCATCAGCCTTGCCGGATTCCCATGCCGGCCTTTCGAAGGCCTCGTCGATAGACTCTCCAACAGTCTTGTATTTGCATTTTTTAAAATTACAACCCCTGATGTACGTGCATGCCCTGTCGTAGGCCATTCCGGTCGAGGCAAACAGAAGAAAAGCCAACGTCGCCAAAACGATCTTTACCCTCATGATCGGTTCTCCCGCAGTGGGGGGTGCTTCTCCCCGCAGTCAGAGTGTTGAACGACAATCCCTACTTCAGTCCGGTCAACCTTGGGGACAAGGGGCGCAGGCGTGCGCCGCACCCGCCAGGACGCCAAACATGCGCTCCCTGGTAATCTCTCCAGCTTTTTTGGAGAAGCGGGGTTTCACGGGCACGTGTGGGGGATTTTACGGACGCGGGATGCGGCAATACAGAACGTGGCGGTGCGGCGTCCGGCGGGAGCGTGCGCGACAGGAGGTGGCGCGGCGGAAAGGACGAGGGGGCTATTTCTGGATTCGGATGGCGTGTTTCCTGAGCTCTTTCATGCCTTCGACCCCGATCTTTTCAATGATCCTGGCGAAGTATGATTCGACGGTCCTGACGCTGAGGCCCAGTTCGGATGCGATGTCCTTGTTGGAGTCGCCCTGGCCGAGCATCGTCATGATCTGCATCTCGCGGGCGCTGAGGGGGAGGACGACAGGCTGGAGCGCCCGCGACGCAACACATTGAGCAGCCCTCGGGCTGAGGTGGCGTTTGCCCGCATGCACGTCGCGGATGGCGCGCGGCAGGGCGAAGGCTTCATCCCGTTTGGAGACGTAGCCGGAGGCCCCGCGTTTGAAGCACTGCTCAATGATCTCGGGATTCTCGTGCATGGAGTAGATCAGCACCGGGATGTTGTGGCCGGTCAGTTCGTTGATGAGGTCGAGCCCGCTTTCCTCGCCCAGGGAGAGGTCCACCACGGCGATGTCGGCCCTGGCCGAGTCGATGCCGGCCAACGTCTCCTCGCGGGTCTCGGCCTCGGCGCAGACAACGATGTTCTCCTGGGCCATAAGGAGCGATAGCCCCTGGCGTATGGCCGGGTGGTCGTCCGCCAGGAAAACCCGGATGTCGTTTCGTGCATGGCTGTTCATCGGTGTCCGCTCGTGTGTTTGTTCATCCGCATCCTCACGGATTGAGATGAACATCATGATTTCCGGCGGGGCTCAACCGGTATCCGGCCGTTTATTCCCATTGTCGCAGGGCGCGGTGCAGACCACCACGGTCCCTCCCTCGGGCGCGTCGGAGACGACGAGCTCGCCGCCGGCAACCCTGGCCCGGTGGGCCATGATCCGCAATCCCAGGCCGCCGGGTGTTGGACGGTCCGTCTTTCTTCCTTGCCCGTCGTCGCTGACGGTGAGCGAGATAGCCCCGCCTGCAGCGCAGCGGAGCGCCACGCAGATGCGGCAGCCGCCCGAGTGCTTCACGGCGTTGGCTATGGCCTCCTGCGCTATGCGGAAAATCTGCGTAAGATGGCTGTTGGAGCAGCTGTCGCAGGCAATGCCCTGGCGCAGTTCGATGTGGAACTCGCTGGACTCCCGGAACCGCTGCACCATCGCCTCTAGCGAAGGCTTCCCCCCTGTCTGCTCGTGTTCGACAGGCCAGAGGCCTCGCGAGAGGTCATAGGCGTGGTCTACGGCCTTGTCCAGCAGGGTGGAAAGCTGCTGGAAGCCCGGGGTGAGGCCGGACTTCTCAGAGAATTCGCGCCCCAGGACCGCGCAGCGCAGACGGGCCCCCGTGAGCTGCTGGCAAAGACCATCGTGCAGGTTGTGACTCAGGCGGCGGCGCTCCTCCTCGCTGACGCAGACTATCTCGCGCTCAAGCCGGCTGCGCTCCTCCATCTCAGCCCGCAGGGCGGCGTTGCTGGATTCCATCGCCTGGGAAAGGTTCTCCACGGCGGTGAACGCGCTGGTGAAACGCTTGGCTAGCACGAACGCCTGAGACAGCACGAACGCGGTCAATCCCATGGGAAAGATTGTCCCGGGGCTTGTGCTGAAAATGTGGTGGTACAGTTCGCTGAGGGACGCCGCTGCCAGGATGACGCACCCGCCCAGCAGGAAGAGCGCCCCGTCTTTGCCTCGCCGCACGCACAGCCCCAGGGACACTATATAGCAGGCATTAATGAAAAGGGACGAGACAGCGAAGGCGGGAAGCATGTCGTATACAGCGCTCTTCGATAGGAACAATACAGCGAACAGAGCCGCGCCACTCCTTATGTCGCAGAACTGCTGTATTTGGATGCAAAATTCATTTTTGTATAGTGACATGAAAAATCTATATATTATAGAGTGGTATATTGCGTAGCAGATGAAGCATATTGTTGTCGCAGCTTCTATACTCACGCCCGGAACAACCAGCCTTATGAGCCATTCTGAAGAGTCCATCGTGATATACAATATCGAAAGTACAAGGCAGTCAAGCCCGAAATAAAGCGTGGAGACGTCCTTTTTTCTGAGGAAGTACAGCATCATGTGGTATGCGAACGCCAGCAGGAGCACGCCCGTAAAGAACATGGACCAGCACCACGTGCGGACATGGGCCTGCTCCAATTGGTCCATGTCCGCCAACAGGACGGGGTAATGCACGCCTCCACGACGGAAATAATGGTTTGACACCTGTAGAACCAGGTCAACCGGGCCACCCTCGTTCGGAAGGTCCGCCATCACCAGGGAGCGCTCCGCTGTCTCGGCCTCCTTGGTCCGCCCAACCACACCGGCGCTGGCGACGAGCCGCCCGTTGGCCCACAGACGGTACGCGGCAGGCAAGGAAAACAAACGCACCCCCAGCCGGTGGGCGCCTGGACCGAGCAGCAGGCGCAGGCGGAACGTGGCCTGCCCCTCGCCCGACAGGCGGCGGCCGTCGAGCTCATGGTCCTTCCAGAAGCCCGGGAGGCGCAAATAGCCGGACATGGCGGGCCGCTCAGCCCCCTCCCGGAAATCCACGGGGGCCAGGAGCCGATCCCAGTAGAACTCCC encodes the following:
- a CDS encoding B12-binding domain-containing radical SAM protein encodes the protein MHYEGQIIRPPSEGDSILLQVTVGCSHNSCAFCGAYLGERFRIKDEAVVFEDIDFAARHMPGMRRLFLCDGDAMAMPTRRLTRILERIRERLPRVGRMGVYASAMSLAPKSPEELETLRGLGLSMVYMGLESGDDELLAAMGKKARVADMLAQAAKVRQAGMKLSVTVITGLAGASGWERHARLTGEALAAMEPDQAATLSLIAVPGTPLWTDIESGRFVPQDAQALVRELRMLLEHTAMPRGLFLADHASNHVPLKLRLPRDRQYGLDLLDAVIQGRKPLKPEHMRGL
- a CDS encoding sensor histidine kinase gives rise to the protein MILPRHTHSIAALATLILLSCAGCSLQKETAPVAERGVLDLSGWEPTRDGPVALDGQWEFYWDRLLAPVDFREGAERPAMSGYLRLPGFWKDHELDGRRLSGEGQATFRLRLLLGPGAHRLGVRLFSLPAAYRLWANGRLVASAGVVGRTKEAETAERSLVMADLPNEGGPVDLVLQVSNHYFRRGGVHYPVLLADMDQLEQAHVRTWCWSMFFTGVLLLAFAYHMMLYFLRKKDVSTLYFGLDCLVLSILYITMDSSEWLIRLVVPGVSIEAATTICFICYAIYHSIIYRFFMSLYKNEFCIQIQQFCDIRSGAALFAVLFLSKSAVYDMLPAFAVSSLFINACYIVSLGLCVRRGKDGALFLLGGCVILAAASLSELYHHIFSTSPGTIFPMGLTAFVLSQAFVLAKRFTSAFTAVENLSQAMESSNAALRAEMEERSRLEREIVCVSEEERRRLSHNLHDGLCQQLTGARLRCAVLGREFSEKSGLTPGFQQLSTLLDKAVDHAYDLSRGLWPVEHEQTGGKPSLEAMVQRFRESSEFHIELRQGIACDSCSNSHLTQIFRIAQEAIANAVKHSGGCRICVALRCAAGGAISLTVSDDGQGRKTDRPTPGGLGLRIMAHRARVAGGELVVSDAPEGGTVVVCTAPCDNGNKRPDTG
- a CDS encoding arylsulfatase — encoded protein: MMAVRLIISLAVSCVAFAFYSSCCIAQQVTGELGSSSATTTLGGKQLPPPDPAFGGVIKEKASESIAWWPPRVVPPKGAPNVLLIMTDDVGFGAPGTFGGVVPTPALDRIAKNGLRYTNFHSTSLCSPSRAALITGRNHHVAGFGVVGEIATGFPGYDSVIRKENGTIGAILKENGYATSWFGKDHNTPFYQATQAGPFDQWPTGMGFEYFYGFVGGDASQWQPNLYRNTRAIYPFQGNPSWNLTTAMADEAIQYMKELKEVAPDKPFFVYYVPGGTHAPHHPTSEWIKKISDMHLFDGGWNKLRETIFANQKRLGIMPANAQLTPWPKELPQWESLSWDEKKLFIKQADVYGAYLAYTDHEIGRVIQAVEDLGQLGNTLIIYISGDNGASPEGMLNGTPNEFTTFNGVAVPVKDQFLWYEFWGSDRTFPHFATPWAWAMDTPFKWTKQVASHYGGTAQGMAISWPGHIGDAGGIRRQFHHLIDIVPTVLEATGIPMPETLNGIKQRPMDGVSMAYTWDKANANAPTRHTTQYFEMLGNRAIYHDGWVACTTPATLPWELSNAPPPDVLTGYKWELYNVMEDPTESNDLAAAMPDKLKQMQDVFYAEAKKHGVLPLDNSTLHRWNSPRPNLTEGRKIFTYAGTLAGVPNSGAPNILNKSYTITAEVTIPEGGAEGMIVTDGGRFGGYGLFMSKGVVGFERGRVVFLYNLLDLKRTIWEGPELSPGKHTIVFDFKSDGPGLGKGGTGVLSVDGKEAAKNSMEHTTPVTFPEDETFDIGQDTRTGVAMLEYRYDVPFTFTGTIDKLTFNLGPEQVTAQERQQMQKTVAGARD
- a CDS encoding response regulator transcription factor, with amino-acid sequence MNSHARNDIRVFLADDHPAIRQGLSLLMAQENIVVCAEAETREETLAGIDSARADIAVVDLSLGEESGLDLINELTGHNIPVLIYSMHENPEIIEQCFKRGASGYVSKRDEAFALPRAIRDVHAGKRHLSPRAAQCVASRALQPVVLPLSAREMQIMTMLGQGDSNKDIASELGLSVRTVESYFARIIEKIGVEGMKELRKHAIRIQK